The genomic segment GTGGGTTGGCAGGTTTAGTCTTcttgattggactaaagttagtaccCCTGCTAATCCCGTTTGCAGCGTACTAGAAGTTAATCATCCCAGTTAGATCgtctgctaaatcagactaaacaaagtcctgattgcagcgtaccaaatcagaTTCGCGATGATCTTTTTCAAGTGGATTAATTTAGCATTGTGAAGGATAAAACTAAATAGTACGCTTGCTCGTCCCAAGCATTTACTGGTTAGAATGTTTTGCAGGGAATGATTagtacatctgaaaactttattccTTACATTTCTTAAGTCCATCACATTCGAGCAGTCAGATCTGTGAAAGTAAAGTCTTGCACAATAAACTGCTGTTTTGCcacaaacacattttacttcacaggaggctgtgtggtccagtggttaaagaaaggggcttgtaaccagaagggtCCCCAGTTTAAGTCCCAGCTCActcactaactcactgtgtgaccctgagcaagtcacttaacctccttgtgctccgtctttcgggtgagacgttgttttaagtgactgcagctgatgcatgttTCACACATCCTTGTCTCTAagccaccttggataaaggcgtctgctaaataaacaaatactgtaataataatgtttccatTCCCCTTATATCATGCTTGTAGGGAGGCTTTGTTGAATTTAACTTGGTGAGTAAAAGCCACTTGTTAAACAGAAACCAATAATAACAATgctcttttcttttgtttgcagtGTTGGTAACTCTGTACGAAGAACCAGAAAAACCAAATAATGCTTTGGAGTatccttttgaaatgtttttgcccATTCCAGCTCTGATGCAAACAGTAAATTGACCTGGTTTTGAAAATAATTCCAGTAGGGTGTTAAAGCACAGGGTGTACATGCAGGGAAGACCTTTGTATGCAGGTATACGTGGACACACTGTTCTGTTGATGGTAGCCTGTGTGATGAAGCAGATCCTGTGAAAATCACCACCTGAACAGGACTATTACAAAGTATAtaccagcagcactgtgctggcaGTTTTCTATAATTTACTGAAATTAGAAACCTGTTAAAGCATTGGAGAACTGCTGTGACTTATAGTGGCTTTCACACcctttacagatttatttttgtaccaCAATTATGACTATGTTGGTTATCACCTTGGAGGTTGCTTCTGAAGCAGCTTCACTGCAAACTTTAACTTAGGGAATCAACTTGGTGGATGCTGCAGAATTGCAGTGATTGAGAGGGGCTTTGCAGCAAACAAGCAGCAATAgtcatttgtattaaaaaaaaaacaaaaaaacaattgcaatcaACCTTAACTTATTAGTTTTGTAAAGCAACATTTGGGAGTCATTGGTCCTGAAACGGCAGACGTGGAAGCCCTGCGTCTGGAAGTTGTAGAACTCCGACAGAAATATGAAATGGTGCTGGAGGAAAACAAAGAGCTGAAATCTAAGGTACTGGGGACctcatttagtttaaaaaagatataaaaactGAGGTACTTTGAATTATGTTTGTAAATGTCATATCCTGCATtcaacacaacttttttttttttttcttgagtagAGTAAGGACAGCATCAAATATTCTATcacattttgacaagacaaatgctGCTCAAGCTCATGTTCAATTTAATTTAGTTGCACTATACAGaaggtttttgttttagaaatgtgagCAGTGATATAATAAAAGTAAGTACTTTTTTTGCACTTGTGTCATCAttgcaaaaaactattttttggggggtggaaTTAAATTATAGAATAGATAAATGGTCAATAAATGCCCCACCCCCAGTTTGGGGTACCATTGCACCTGTCGAGTGGCTTGCTTAGTGCAATATGTAGCCTTTTGTTGAAGAGGGAGCATTTATTAGTAGGGTAAAATGGGCAGTACATGACCCACCTTCAGTCATTCTCGCAATCATTTGTTGTTGCTGATATATTCCATATTTCTGTTTACAGCTTTCACATTACGAACCTCAACAAGATGAAGGGCGACCCGAATAGCCACTCCGGCTTTCTTCAGGAAACACAAATCCTGATTACAAAGCTGTTTAACACTGACCTCACAGTGGGATAGGATTGGGGTAACACCTACTCACTTGGAAAAAAATtagtaatataatttatttggatttttgtgtaaatattattaCAGGCTGTATATCCACACAAGtgcctgaaataaaaaaaaaaaaacatactttttttttttttttttttttttttttttttagtctaagGAGAATTACTTTAATTATAATCGTTTGTGATCAGTGTTGAGAATGAATGTCATGTGGTGCTGTAAAAAACTTTCAGTCTAGAGTGTTGGTGTATTTGCACACGCTGGATTACTAGGTGGATACCCTGCTGACCATATAGCCTGAGGAAAGGACAGTTTACATCTACCAGGTGGTTGATATTGCTATCATGATCCATCTAAAACCccatgattattatattatttagacAATTCActggaaaatatacattttcagttttgGGTATTTGTTGTGCATTTTTTGCAGTATATGTTAATAGTTCCTGATAGTCTTTTGAGTTCTTTGATTAATCACtcatgcattttttgtattttttctcgTTGACAGATATGTGTTAATTTGTCCATACACCCGATTTCTGAACATGCATCATTTCCGTATGTTTGTTTATagtgacttaaaaaataaatacaattaaatgtttgagacaggtttttttttttatttatttatttttttttttttaagtgaaaatacacattttagtcGTTGATTTGATCAACCGATACCCAGCTGGGATAAGCCAAAGCTGATGGTCCAAACAATATTTTCAGCGgtagttaattattttacatcTGATCTGTCTTTTAAAGAAAAGCGCCTCCCTTGGCATTCATTTTTCTGCAGGATAAAAACCTTAAGGTCACAAGGTTGTGGTTAAATCCTCTTAATTTTGAAGTTTGagatgtaaaagaaaacaaaatcacagcaaaagcatttttatttttatttttattttattttgtcatgatTTGTCAATAATGTGTAATCCAGCATGGAAttctacagatttaaaaaaagcatgctaAATAGAAGTGaaactgtgcattataaaataatagttGGGCACAACAGGCTTAACAAAACGGTATTGAGTCCTTGTCACCTAGTGTGTGAGTGCATCAGTGACTATTCCAAATAGccattaaatatgtatgtattgtacATAAACTGTTCAGTGAGCTGTAGGCCACTACTATGTCAATTCTTTTTCATGATGGTGGAAATCTGCAGTATGGTGAtctgaaagaaaacagaacaagTTGAATTTACTTATTGTATACCCTGCATATTTATCTGAAAGAGTCTAGTGTTACTGTTACTTGCTGTTAATGTACTACTTCTGTTAATAGGGCTGGGCTGCCCTGTTAAGACTCCATTTGCCTAAAATAATTCCCATCTAGCTTCATTGTAATCTGTGTAGAAACACTGTTCAAGGGTTGGCCTCTGTTATTTTGACAAGTATGTGCAGTGCCAAACACAACACGACCCATTACATTAAAGTGAGACATGACCACAGAGATCTTCGAGAGCCTCTAAACGACGGCACATATAAACACAAATTATTGATTTGTTGGTTCAATGGAAGATTTCTGCTGGTACGCACGTgcataaaataaactgcagtacTTTTCATAATAGAGTCATATGGCATCCGTTATCTTGAGACCTTTGACATAACGGTTCTACCAGTCTGATACATCTTGAACTTCTCTCAACCAATGATCCCACCATAGACACAGCAATGGAAACAGCACGAGTAGACTGCTGGGTTAGTTCTTACCGGATGAACTTGACTATATGCTATACCTCTATGGATTTTACCCCATTGCCAagttaaaaccattttttaaactaaaataatgtcaCAAAATAAGTATCTCAGGAAGTAAAgagtttgttgtaaaaaaaaaaaaaaagaattaaggaTCAATCAAATACTAAAAATCTTAATTTGAGCCTTAATTGTAGCTTGGTAACCAAATCAATGTCTGGTTTGGACTGTGAAAAATATTTAATCACATCAACAATCATTACCCTGTGtataattaaatttttaaaaacgGGCCaaggggtgggtggggggtaTGGAGTACTGCAGTTTATCCCTTATAGAAAAGACTAATACTTAGCCACAACTGAAGCAAAAATCTGCGGCGATACTGGACTGGAGTTCAGAATCACTTGCTCTAACACAAGTTCCAAAGGCAAAAAGTTCTCTTTCTATTGCCCAGCCATGTGTGCGTAGTAGTTTTAACTTATAGGTAAGGTATCAAACTAACGCTTAGATCTGAAGATCGGTGGGGGCGCGCCTGCTGCTGGCGTTACTTGCCAATGACATTCGCCGAGTGGGGGAGAGGGCCTGTGGGCTGTCACAGTTATGGCTCTGCTTCGACTCTGAGCTTGATTCCCCAATTGAGTCCGGGGTATCTGGCCGGCTGAGTCCTTTGAGGTCAGACTTAGACGCCGGCCTAGCCTTAGTGGCACTGAAGCTGCATCTTCCCTTGTGGCTGCTGCTGACAGCCCCGTCACCGTTGGATCCATTGCTTTCCACCAGCGTTGTGCAGTTCCACGGAGCACTGACCCGTCGCGGCTTCCGGCTGGAACTGACCTGCATGGTCGGGCAGGATGACAGCTCCCCCTGGAGCGTCGGGTACAAGGAGGATCCGGATTCCCCAGGACCTTCAGAAAGACGCTCCCCACCGGAATGGCACGCTGTGCCGTGGGAATGATCATCTTGTTCCCCCTGCTTTGGCAGGCTGTTGGCCTCAGGGGACTTGCTTTGCGCTGTATTGTTTGAGCTGCTGTTCTGTTCCCCAGCGCTCTGATTTGAGTTCTCCTTGTGGCTTTCTGGACAGCTCTTTGTGTTCCCATTTGGATCACCCTGAATGGGCATGAAAGCAGAAGACGGGTTCAGGATGGGGTAAATTGGGGCATCTCCTTGCTTCTCCATTAGTAGGGTGTACCCACTGGGTGCCGTGGGAATGGTGGCTTTGCGTCCCGTAGGCATCCCAATGCAAACCTGTTGTATCGCAGAGTTCTTCTTAGATTTGCTCACATAATAATCATCCAAATCATCTCTAAGGTTTGGATAATAGTCCAGAATTCCATTTTTTAGCTTCTTGTATCCTAAGTGGATGACTTCAAGAATGTTGAGGAACAGCGAAAGCGCTGCTATGCACTGCATAAACATCATGAACACCGTCTTCTCAGTCGGCCGTGACACAAAGCAGTCGACTACTTCTGGACACGGTTCCCTCTCACATTTAAAGAGTGGGTCAAGCTGGAAGCCATAGAGGAAATATTGCCCGACCATGAATCCAACTTCGACCCCAGACCTCGTAAGGATGTGCATCACGTACGTGCGGAGTAGAGATCCTCTGAGCGGGGCTTTGTTCAGCTTCCTTTGCTCCAGTTGTCTAAGTTCTCGCTCCAATTTCTTTCGCACTTCGACCAGGTCTATGTCCAAAGCCAGCTCTCTTCGAAGTTGTGccttctttttttgtctttccttCTCCAGGGCCCTCAGTCTGTACAAGGCATGGCCCATGTACACCAGCGAGGGTGAGGAGACAAAGATGACCTGCAGAACCCAGTAGCGTATGAGCGAGATGGGGAAAGCCTTGTCGTAGCAGACATTCCTGCACCCAGGCTGCGCCGTGTTGCAGATAAACTCAGCCTGCTCGTCGTTCCACACATCTTCAGCTGCCACCCCGAGGACCAGCATGCGGAAGATGAAGAGGATCGTCAGCCAGATCTTCCCGACGATGGTGGAGTGGATGTGCACCTCCTCCAAAATCCCTCCCAGGAAGTTCCAATCACCCATCTTTAGTCTGGCATTCCTGGGTG from the Polyodon spathula isolate WHYD16114869_AA unplaced genomic scaffold, ASM1765450v1 scaffolds_624, whole genome shotgun sequence genome contains:
- the LOC121308272 gene encoding C-Myc-binding protein, which translates into the protein MAQYRPSESKREQFRRYLEKAGVLDSLTNVLVTLYEEPEKPNNALDFVKQHLGVIGPETADVEALRLEVVELRQKYEMVLEENKELKSKLSHYEPQQDEGRPE
- the gja9a gene encoding gap junction protein alpha 9a, producing MGDWNFLGGILEEVHIHSTIVGKIWLTILFIFRMLVLGVAAEDVWNDEQAEFICNTAQPGCRNVCYDKAFPISLIRYWVLQVIFVSSPSLVYMGHALYRLRALEKERQKKKAQLRRELALDIDLVEVRKKLERELRQLEQRKLNKAPLRGSLLRTYVMHILTRSGVEVGFMVGQYFLYGFQLDPLFKCEREPCPEVVDCFVSRPTEKTVFMMFMQCIAALSLFLNILEVIHLGYKKLKNGILDYYPNLRDDLDDYYVSKSKKNSAIQQVCIGMPTGRKATIPTAPSGYTLLMEKQGDAPIYPILNPSSAFMPIQGDPNGNTKSCPESHKENSNQSAGEQNSSSNNTAQSKSPEANSLPKQGEQDDHSHGTACHSGGERLSEGPGESGSSLYPTLQGELSSCPTMQVSSSRKPRRVSAPWNCTTLVESNGSNGDGAVSSSHKGRCSFSATKARPASKSDLKGLSRPDTPDSIGESSSESKQSHNCDSPQALSPTRRMSLASNASSRRAPTDLQI